The Tripterygium wilfordii isolate XIE 37 chromosome 23, ASM1340144v1, whole genome shotgun sequence genomic sequence TTAGtatttacatttattttctaACATGAAAAGTCAAACGGTGTAGTGATGTCGTATCATTATGGCTTTTCATTTTGTGCacaaaaaaatgtatattttagacaGAGAGATATATTCAAATGGCCTTCACACAGTAAAGGACATTAAATTTGACTTTTATGTTATTTGAAAGACATAtcaataaatatacaaaaaaaaaccatctaCCCATCCTGTGGAGAGGAACAGAGCAAcattgaagagagagaatgagaaacCTTAATGAAGACAGGGATGTCACGTCAGTTCTATAAATGACAAAACACTAATAATTAAGTCACTCTTTTCAAGTCAGTGAATACGGTGTAAATACTAATTCTGGGGCTTCCAATACTCCCTCCCTTCGTTTTGCATTCCAGAATTCTGTCTGTCTCCACTCATCAATAGCTTATGAAAACAAATAAGGTGTATTTTATTGAGTAATTCTCTTATGCGCACTTAaagtaaaaatttaaaatacaaatCATTTTTTAAGATGTAGATGAGTTAATGATAAGTGTGACTTACGACTTTGGATCTCatttgttttaaatcaatggttaaAATATAAGTTCGTAATCGAAGGCTTTGATTGAAATTTAGAAAGAGCTTAAGGTGCATGGTTTCCTTTCAATAATGAGTTTATGCCTTGCAAGTCACTTCAAAGTGGTGAGAGAGAATTCCTCACTATCGGGTCGGGTTATTTAAGTCGGTTGGAGACATTTTCGGGTCTTACTATTTCACCGAGATTTTCAATGGCACTTATCCGGAGTAACCAGCTGTGGAAACTCGCTGCCACGTGTACCTCCATGAGAAGCGGCGCCACCACTAATCAGTGATGATTCGAGGGTCCCGCTCCCTTCACGATTGCTTAACTTCGCAATTACTTCACCACGCCACAACACAGGCGGCAGCCAGGGACTGCTTTTTGGGGATCCATTCGCAGCCAACTTTGTCAGTTAAAACTGTTAAAACCCCAATTTCAATGTCAAAGAGCCAAAGATGGTGACTTTAGAAGCgagatttgaattttattgGAAAGCAGCGAGCGACCTGAGGTGGGCCATAGCATTCTCTGCAGCGATAAAGAGACTGGATAAACATCATCCATTCCTCCACTCCGATTCCCATGACTGTCTTCAATAGGTTCCTAATTCCTATTCTTCCCAATATTGGAATATAACTGATTTCTTTTATCACTTTTTAATTCTTTTCTTGCacttttgtttttccattttgaagctttttctttttttggggaAATGTAGGCGTGTAGATATTCTTCTGATCTATTTCGTTCTCCCTCTATAAATTGCATTGAAGACTGATTCTAGAGATTGATCTGTTTCTGGGTTTTGCAGGTTTGAGGCTCTATTTTGCTTTTCTGGTTTCCATTCTGGTATCTCACTCTTGTAGGTCTTATTCTTTACTTGGGGATTTTTGTTGTGATCTCTTTCTGGGTACATGGGTTTCATCTGTTTAAATATTGGCGTTTGGTTTTCTATTCGAACTGGATTTGCTTTCTTACATCTGGGTATTTTTTTTGATTCCTCTAAATTTGTCTTCTTTTCATTGTTTGAGTTTGTTTTATGGTGATTGTGGAAATGGAAGCCCGCTGAGTGCTTTGATTTGATACTGTTTATCTCATGAGTAGACTCAAACTAAAAGAGCCCATTACAGTTTTAGTGTTCCATGAGATTTACCTTTAGTCAATTCCTCGGTgaaatgcaaagagaaaatTAGGGAATAAAAGTTACATTTCCATCTGTAAATTGGTTGGAATGCTGTTTTTTGTGAATATGACCCTGTCTGGCCACATTCTAGAGATGCAAGACTTAGACAGGCGCCAATTGAATCCACAAAAGAATGAGAACTCATAATTACTTAAGGCGAATGTACTCCTCCTTAAGAGATAGTTGGTCATTTAACAAGGAAATCATGTCATAAAGTAGACAGTATACAAAATCTATATAGTTCTGTTCGGTTACTAGTTTTGGTATACTAATTCCCGTTGTAGATTTCTCTTACAAGTTCTTTGATCAGTTAAAGTTGCTGCATTGCCTTTTAAATCATTTGGTAATTTTTGTTTCTGATAACAGAAATTGGAAGCAGTGATGGGTGATGTATATATCAATGGGGAAATATCTGAAATTCCTGTAAGCCTTATTATAAGTTCCTTTATCACCATGTATATGTCAGTACATTTATTTTGGCTATTTCTGCTTCGTTTATTCCTTTGTATCTTATCTACTTGTATTTCTGGCTGTAGTTCGAGTCACATCAGGTTGGACTTGCATCAAGTGAAAATCAGCTACTAGAAAGACATGGATATCAAAGAGAGCATGTGGTGAGGCTAATTTTAAGTACTCCCTCAGAGACTTGGTGTTTGTACCTTATGCTTGAAATCATGGATCTTCATTTGTCACTGTGTATATTGTAGTTCTCTTGATAAATAGAGATTATGTTCTGATGGTGTAAAGTAGATGTTAAGCAACTATTATGGAAGGATTACTTGCAGTTTGATAACCATTAACGAAATgtatttgagacaaaaaaatactTCCTATTGATCAATTTCAAAATGCAAAGATAAACTTACATCACAATTCAATCTTAGCAATTTTCATTATTGGCCACATGTTCATGAAATTTATCCTTGTGATCTTTCATTTTGGACATCTAGGTTGTAGTCATTGTCTTAGTTTGAAAACTTGGTTTCAGGTCTAATATTGGTCCTCTTATCAGGACCTTTGTGATGCTGCAAGGACTCCATGTGCTCTTTCTGATTGTCTTGGATTCTGGTCATCAGGGGATGACTTTTTATCAAATCTCTTGACATTGACTATCTCGATAAGTCTTCGGTTTATTCATTTTATAGGTGAGTTCTTCACTTCAATAATAAATATGCATGTTgtggtttgtttgttttatcCTTTTTATTGCTCCACATCAATGCCTGTTACCAGCTTTCTTGCTTCATTGACATTTCTTATTATAGCATAATTTTTCAAAGATGAAAGGCTCACCCGTGAATTATGTTGGCACTGCAGAGGATCTTGTACTCCAAGATTTTTGTAGATGCTCAGGAGATTCCGTGGCCACTTCTTCTGGGCAATATATAGGATCTTCAAGCCACAACATATGTAGATCTGCTTATGAAGGTTGTTCGTCATTCTCTGAGCTTTACACTGCTGATACAAGTCCTAGAATCTGCAGAGGAAGGATCTCAGAGCATGAGGAAGTATTGCTTGTAAATAAAAGATCTGGAGTGATTGATACCAGTTACAATTATCGGGGTGTCCCTTTTATTTTTCAAGGGTATTCATTCTATTTCAAATAAGCTTCTCCAACAcaagaaaattatttatgtaGAAAGTAGAAACCAACATGAAGCTGGTGTTTTTCTATGTTTCTGTGTAAATTTACATGTTGAGGCTGCAGTTCTTGTTCTTGAATGAATTAAGTTATTTTTCCGTAGATGATGGTAGTTGAAAAATGGCTTTCTATTgtagttttagttttttttttcaagcaaGTGTGTTTTGAATTATGTCCGTATTGTCGATGTATCCTCCTGCCTCTGGATTTCTTGTTCGATGCATTAGTTTGATCTGAAAGAACCAGCGCAACGGAAATGCTTCCTTTTAATAACTTGATATTTTTATTACCCATTGTCTTgaataaataaggaaaaaaaaaaggtttctttTGTCTAGAAGTCACACAGTTGTTTTGCCTGGGTGTAGGTTGATGCTCCCACTTTCTGGTGTACGACTTTGTTGGAGGCTTGCCTTCGCCTGCTCTAGATATTTTTTCTCTTACATTAGAGGTGTTCAAGCTCAagttcgtaggtaaaagatgttGGTTTGAACTTTGCAAACTGTTGGGTTGATTTCTGTATGAGGTGCAGTGTCTTTCAGGTTCTATTTTTgcagaaaaaaatattatattccaTCTGCGAACTAATTCctttcttttaaatttctttttttttgaatgaaaaaaagttttattcaagcaccaagggggtgcaacccaaacaaaTTAGAAGGGGGGGATAAACATATGATCAAAAATGTTCCCAGAAAAGGAAGTGCCCCAGAAcctaaggcaatcaaaccaGGTGACTAAGAAAGTGTCTATGGAGGATTCTTTGCTTTTGAACACTCTGTTATTCCTTTCCAGCCATAGCATCCACATCACAGAAATTGGAATTAATTGGATAAAACTTCCTAGCCTTTTGTCCCTGCTTACGCCCTTCCAAGCCAATAATTCCTTGTCCACTGAAGAATTAGTGACCCAAGAAATGCCCAGCAGCCTCAGAACATTTGCCCAAATTTTAGAAGACCACTCGCAGTGCAAAAGAAGATGACTGATAGATTCCAAACCTGCTTTACAAAGGCAACATCGGTTTACCAACGGAATGCCTCTCCTTTGCAAGTTATCCATTGTTAGGATTCTACCCCATACAGCCTCCCAGCAGAAAAAAACACACTTAGGGGGAGCCTTAGATTTCCAAAGCCATTGCCAAGGGAAATGAGAGTGCCCATTGTGCAATTTATCTTTCAGAAGTTCCTTATAGAATGAACTCACAGAAAAAAGATTGTTTTTTGCTACCTCCCAACAAATTTTATCCTCACAAACAGGATTGATCTTTGCACTATAGACAAGGCTCCAGAAGTTTGTGAAAGTCAACACTTCCCAATCTTGTGCCTCACGAATGAAATTGATATTCCAGGAAAAGCCTCCATCATAGACTTGAAGTAATTGGATAATTGAAGCATCTTTCTGTGTTGCTAAAGTGTATAAATTAGGAAAAGAGTCCTTCAGAGAGGTGTCTCCTGCCCAATGATCGTTCCAGAAACTTATTGAGTTGCCCCTGCCAGCTTGGAAGCGGGTTAGAGAAGACCAAGCCTCCCAACCTTTCATTATATATTTCCACATACTGCAGCCATATGGTTCTTTGATCTGCTTCGTGGACCATCCATAGATACCAGTGCCATACTTGCAAGCAATAATTTTCCGCCACAACTGATCTTTGTTGATGGCAAACCTCCATAGCCATTTACCCAGTAAGGCCTTATTAAATGTGATCAAGCATTTTATCCCTAGGCCTCCAACCTCTTTTGGGAGCTTAACACAATTCCAATTCACCAAATGAAATTTCCTACTCTCCATTGAATGGCCCCAAAGGAATCTACACATAATTGACTCAAGCCTACCAGCAATGGAGGAGGGGATGGGGAGAATAGACAACATGTAGACAGGGAGGTTAGATAGTGTACTTTTAATGAGAGATAGCCTCCCTGCTTTAGATAGATAGTTCCTCCTCCATCCTGAAagctttttatcaaaattttccaCCAAGGGATTCCAAATACTCTGGTCTTTATATTTAGCACCCAAGGGAAGCCCAAGATAGCTTGAAGGCAAGTTGGAGACTCCACACCCAAGTACCTCAGCAAGGAGCTCAGCATTTGGAGTGTTTCCAACAGGGATGATTTTACTCTTACTCAGATTAACTTTCAAACCAGAGATAGCTTCAAAGCCTAGTAGGATGGCACGAAGATTAGCTACTTGCTCCACACTGCCTCCACAAAAACACAACGTGTCATCCGCATACAACAGATTAGAAATTGAGACTGAATTAGCTCTACCTTCAATCTTGGCTCCATCAAGCAGACCATGCGAAACTGCTCTATCCAACATACAACTCAAAATATCCATGCCCAGAATGAATAAGAAGGGCGATAAGGGATCACCCTGCCTAACCCCTTTGGAGGAATGAAAGAACTCAGTTGCAGCCCCATTGACTAAAATAGAGAAAGATGCAGAAGTCAGACACCTCTTGATCCAAGAAATCCATTTTGCCCCAAATCCTTTCCTCTCGAGAACTTTAAGAAGAAAATTCCAGTTCATATTGTCGAAGGCTTTCTCCATATCTAACTTGCACAAGACACCAGATAACTTGAGCTTAGAATAAAGATCCACAATCTCATTTGCAATCAAAGAAGCATCAAGAATCTGCCTGTCTTTAATGTAAGCATGCTGAGCGTCATTGATAATACCACCCAGAACAGCCCGTAATCTCTTAGAGAGAACCTTTGCCAGCCATTTATACACACTGCCCAATAAGCTAATGGGCCTAAAGTCTCTGATGTCATGAGCTGAAGCTTTCTTAGCAATCAAAGTAATAAAAGTGGTATTCAAAGAGTCAACAAATGCTGCGTTTTTGTGGAACTCATTGAAAAACTCCATTATATCAGCCTTGATGACTAGCCAAAATCTCTTATAGAACTCCATGGTGAAACCGTCAGGACCAGGAGCTTTTTCCCCATTACAACTGTCTAATGCAGCCTTgacttcttcctcttcaaaagGTCTTTCAAGCCATTGGGCCTCCTCCATGCTCAAAGAAGATAAAGGCAAGTCATCAAAAGAGGGTCTCCAGTTAAAGTTTTCCTCGAAAAGCCCTTTAAAAAAGGCTGGGATTTCATGTTTCAGGTTCCTTTCTTGAGTAATGGTTCTCCCATTAATGCTCATAGACTTGATATAGTTTTGGTTTCTGTGAATAGAAGCCATTTTGTGAAAGAACTTACTGTTTCTATCCCCTTCTTTGAGCCACTTGATTCTGGATTTTTGCCTCCAAGCCACCTCCTCCACCCTAATGAGCTCTGAAAGAACTCTTTTATTTGCATCTCTTAAAGTCATGTCATCAACCGTGAGACTCCCCTCCCTATTCTCTCGCTCATCCAGTGAATTGATATCAGCCATTAAGCTTTTGATTTTCGAACTAACATCACCATAAGTAGCTTTGCTCCACTCCTTCAATTTAGCTTTAAGGATTTTCAGCTTTGCTATCAACCTGAAGCTAGCAAAACCATTAATATGAGAAGAGTTCCACCACTCTCTAATGAGATCTTCCAAATCTTCATGATGCAGCCAATGATTCTGAAACCGAAAGGGGGTGGGACCCCAATTCATGATACCACCCTCTAGAAGGATTGGATAATGATCTGAGGTAGGTCGAGGAAGGAGGGACTGCGCAACACTCCCAAAATGATCTTCCCAATCAGTACTAATGAAGAATCTATCAATTCTGGAGAAGGAAGGATGAAGACGCAGGTTTGACCATGTGAATTTTCCATGTTGGAGGGGGAGGTCCCGGAGACTATTATtgaaaacaaagttttgaaagtCCCTCATATCCGCTGATTCACCAGTAGCACCAGTTCTCTCATGCGGGTACAAAACATCATTAAAATCACCCCCAATGACCCAAGGTCCATTCCACAAAGATCTGAAAATAGAGAGCTCATCCCATAACACAATATTCCTCTTGGAAGGAGACCCATACACACCAGAAAAAGCCCACTCGAAAGAGTCATCCTTCGATCGAAAGATGGCTGAAATAGAAAACTCTCCAATTTTATGATCAATGATCTCACACTGGTTGCAATTCCACATCAAGGCAACACCACCAGAGGCTCCCTTTGCTGGGATGCAGAGCCAATCACCAGAACTAATACCCCAAATCGACCGGAGAGAAGAGGAATCAAACTCTGTAAGCTTAGTTTCCTGTAAGCAAACAATCTGCCCCTTCCAATCACCTAAAAAATGCTTTACGATGGCCTTTTTATCTTGGCTGTTCAAACCTCTAACATTCCAGCTAATGATTTTAATATGCATTGAAACAAGTTTGGCCCTTCTCAGTAAATCCCTCCTTCTTATTATACTGTCTCTCATAGTTTATTGACCAGTCCAGTCTCTTTAGTTCCCTGCTTctatcccttgattttctttggGTGTCAGAAGTCACCGCCTTCTTATCCTTATCTGAATTTCTTCTCCGctcaatttcaaccaagagAGCAATAGCATCATCCTCCATACCATAATAGGTAATTCCCAGAGTTTTCCTCATATGTTGGAGCTTCTGTATAATCCATCTTGAATGATTCTCCCTGTTCAACAGTCGGTTACCTTCTACATTTTCAGAAGTAATAATGGCCAGCGGTGTTGGGACCATAGCGTCGTTCTCCCAAGGTAGAGCAAGATCATGTCCGGCTTCGAGGAGAAGCTCTTGGCCTAAATTCTTGTTCTGGCGCCTATAAATAGCATTGGAAGTATCAATTCTAATAGGCACCGGCTCAAGGCTTTTGTCAGGAAAAGTGCAAACCATATCAGACTGATTGGTGATGTAGAGTTGATCCTCTTGCGGGAGATCTAGATAACGCTGGAAAAGTCGCCAGTCTTCATAAGATTTTCTCCCCCCAGAATTCACTAGCTTGGAATTATTTTCATGGACATCCTCGAGTAAATCTTCAATATTGGCCCGAAAGTGCCATCCTTCGCTTACCACCGCAGGCTGTATCTCCTCACTGCCCACTTCAGAGATTGGCTCTATAGACCTTGAAGATCTAGGAGTACTGATTTGTGAGAGATCACCATCGTTGGTTGTGCTTCCTCCTATCTCCTCTTCATCGACTAGAACTATATCGTCACCACCCTGATTTCCAATCTGATCACTGTTGATTGGATTACCAACCTCCTTATCTCCTGAATAATTGATAGCAAACGAGAGGTTGGTATACGAGGGTCCAAAAGAACTTGGGCCTGATCCCAAATTAGAACTTGGCCCTACACCCATATTAGAACTCGGGCCTTCTCCAGCCTGAATGGGCCTCCAGATCTTTTTGGCTTGGACTCTAGGGGCCCACAACTTATCTGTAAGATGATTTGAATTTCGAACACCTCTTCCGTACAACTCTGTAGCCTTCCCTTTACCTTTGTCAGGCGGAGGCTTTGTACCACCTCTTCCCTCACCGGCGGCATCCTTATCCGGCAGAACATGATTTCTAATCCGCTGGTAGTTCTCCTTGCCCAAGGCAGGCCATTTATAAGCATCAATTAGCTGAAACCCACAGTTGGGACAATTATGCACTTGTTTTCCTATTGGTTGTGGTTGGCTATTGCAGAGATCAGATGGTCCACCAGTAGCCAGCATAGCCAGATCCTGAACCGCCTTCTCCATCTCCCTCCAGCCATTACCTCCCGGGCCCTCCGGTATTAGAATAGTCCAAGATTTAACCCCTAGAATCTCGGTAATTGACCATAACCTACCTTGGTGGTTGGTCTGAAAGAGGAAAACCCACTTTTTATCACCTATTCTATGGCTGCGATACCAGGGAGACTTGGGGGACATACTTCTGAAATCATCCAAGCACATACAAAGCCAATGCAGACCAGGAACACTGAAGAACACTGAGACTCTCCGGCCTTTACATCTTTCGGTTATACGCAGGGAATCAGTACTACGGCCTTCTAAAACAAGGTCAAAAGATTTTCGCTCTATCGAAACAAATCTCCTTGCTCCCTTCTTCCCTGAACTGACCCAGGACTTTTGAGGCAGCTCCACACGACCCTTAGCTTCCTTTCCCCCCTCCCACCTTAGCTTTTCAAGAGAGTTATATAGAAGAGATGCCCACGACGCATCAGTTCTAGGCTGAGTGTGATTGGTGGTTTGTGGCAGAGGAGGTAGAATGGGCTGATCATGAATGGGTGGTTCTGTCATAATTGGGTTTGTGATTGGTGGTGGGGCTGTTGTATTTGGGGATAGTGGGGATGTCGGCGTTGGAGTTATAGGTCTTGAAAGGGCTTGTGAAGGCTGTGGTGGTGGAGGTACATGGGATGTTGGTAGTGGGGGATGTGTGGGGTAATAGGAAGGAATCTGATGATGAAAAGGGTAGATCTGTGTTTGTGGATGAGAATAAAGTGAGGGGTATGTCGGGTATATTTGCGGCTGCGGGCATAGTGGTGGTGGGTTTGGGTATGGTGGGTAAATTTGCAGCGGTGGGTATGGGTATGGTGTGATTTGGTACGGAGGGGGGAGGGAGAATGGGAACGAAGCCATTTTCAGAGAATCTCACGCGCGCGTAGCATTCCCCATGAGGGCGGAGTATAATGCAATCTCGAGTGCAGAGAACTTTGCATGGTTCTTCTTATGATATTGGATGGCTGCAATCAGCTCCTGGTATGGCTCCTGTAGAGGATGGTACAGCAAGATTCTTGGAATTGCTTGAAGGTATAAGGTAAATGATTTAGCTTCCTTAAATTGGAATCTTGATCATCTCAATGAGATATTTGAGTTGTCTTTCTAGGGTTCCTCCAATTACTGGCATGACAAAAGTCTTGGACAATATGTTGTCTTGCTGAACCTCAAATGGCCTAATTGGgtcactaaatttttttttttccggtaATCTGGGATTTACCATGATGATGAACTGTATGATTTGGAAATATAGATAGCTTATTGATTACAAGTCATGAATGAAGTAATGCCATCTTACCCAGGTGAGGTGAGCAGTTGATGCTTCTGTTAGGTCATGAGTGACCTACCAGGCGATTCCATGCAGCAGAATGATGAACTTTGTTGCAGTAGATGTGATATGCACTTTATTAAGCCTAGATCCCCAATGCCCCTTTCGCAAAACTCCCTTCTCGACTGTGCCTGGTTGAGCATTTGACTTAAATATACAGGCTTCCATACACTATTTAATGGACTGTTGCTAACTACATACTATGGCATTATTGATATGCAAATGGTGAGATCAAAATTTTGCCTCTAAAGCCTTTTGATCTTATTTTCCTCATAATTTGTGCATAATTGGGAAGCAGTAGAACCCATCCTCACAAAAATGTGGCCATGGTGTTTTCCCAGTTGGACCCTTGAGTATACTTATAATTTAGGAAAAGTTGATTTTAATGTTTATCAACTGCAGTCTTGCATAAATAACATATGGAGACATCTTCCATTCTTGAAAGTTTGTAGGAGCGTATGTTCGAAATCCTGACTGCACTTGATGGTTAGATCTGATAATGTTGAGTGTTGTTTATCAACTTGCAGTTATAATATGTGACGCATACCCTTACGGACTCAATTTCTTCATGTAACATTATCAGAAAATTCTTATGCATGTTGGTTATGATTTAATGAATAGTTTTcgttttttctcttcttttcattcTCTTTCATCCTATGCATCAGAAATGGAGAGCACAGACTACCTGACTCATTTGTCTATCTATTAATTCCAGGTATGAGAAGTTCTGATTTTCCAGATCTtaagtctttttcttttctccagtTGGCATATTCATGGTGCATGCTTCAATAAAAGGTTAATTTTACATTTTATCAGGCTTTTTTAGCAATCATGGTCCTTTGTATTTTGTGAGAACCAAGAGATTCTTTTCAAAGATGGGACTAGCTTGCCATATTGCAAAAATTCACAGTGAGGTAATTGATGACTACTCCGTAGATCGTCAATAGATAACTTGATTGGAGCAAATTCTAACCTCTTCTTATCTCATAATGAAATATTCGTCGTTTGTTTTTCCCATATGATttccttttcttggtttggtttAGTCTCTCTTCAGGTACCATTTTTTCCCCACTAGAACCATTATGTCTCCATTTCTTGAACCTTTTATGTCCCTTTGTTTAAAGGCATCAGTGGAGCACAATGCATGGGAACTGAAGCAATACGTTGAGGAACTTTACTGGGGCTCTGGCAAAAGAGTTATTCTGCTTGGGCATAGCAAGGGTGGTGTGGATGCTGCTGCGGCTCTGTCCATTTACTGGTGTGACTTGAAAGACAAAGTTGCTGGATTGGCATTTGTGCAGAGCCCATATGGTGGAACCCCTGTGGCCTCTGATATTCTTCGTGAAGGCCAGATTGCAGACAAAGAAACCCGAAGAATTACAGAGTTTCTGATATGCAAGCTAATTAAGGTACAAATTATTCACTTGAGAATTAGAGCCTGATGCTGGcctctcatcacatatgctatTTTAAGAGAATTAGAACCGTTAGCTGATTTTGATGACTG encodes the following:
- the LOC119992833 gene encoding uncharacterized protein LOC119992833; translated protein: MGDVYINGEISEIPFESHQVGLASSENQLLERHGYQREHVDLCDAARTPCALSDCLGFWSSGDDFLSNLLTLTISISLRFIHFIEDLVLQDFCRCSGDSVATSSGQYIGSSSHNICRSAYEGCSSFSELYTADTSPRICRGRISEHEEVLLVNKRSGVIDTSYNYRGVPFIFQGLMLPLSGVRLCWRLAFACSRYFFSYIRGVQAQVRR
- the LOC119992832 gene encoding uncharacterized protein LOC119992832; amino-acid sequence: MQSRVQRTLHGSSYDIGWLQSAPGMAPVEDGTARFLELLEGIRNGEHRLPDSFVYLLIPGFFSNHGPLYFVRTKRFFSKMGLACHIAKIHSEASVEHNAWELKQYVEELYWGSGKRVILLGHSKGGVDAAAALSIYWCDLKDKVAGLAFVQSPYGGTPVASDILREGQIADKETRRITEFLICKLIKGDIRALEDLTYEKRKEFIMNHKLPTDIPLISFHSEASITPGVLATMSHIAHAELPWLPLPKFISQESDDFVAAGRQVPVVIPISAAMAVCALHLQLRYGEKSDGLVTCRDAQVPGSVVVKPNRKLDHGWMVYSSSEKRNPNEADCCEMCEALLTLLVELGDKMQEEMVEK